The DNA segment AAAGTTACCACAAGCTGAAGTTGTCCTTTGACCTAATGTGCTGTATATTAAGAGCACTGTGTgcattttttgtgtttttttttttacctaagtCGTCGTTAGCGAATGGCTCAAGGTTGGAGGTGGTGGACAGGGTGCTCTCGTTGTCCACCGATTCTGCGTCATTCCGCCTCTTACTCGGGTCGTGATGCTTGATGACCCGGATATTCTTCTCCGACACGTCCTGAGAGACAGAGGTAAAAAGGGAATTCAGTTACACTACTCAACCACAAACACGATTTAGAGAGAaggggaaaaaatacaatttcCAAAATGAGAACCCATTCATCCATCATTGTCTCAAACGAGGGGGGGAACAAAAAACACGTTGATTCATTTCAGAGACAGCTCTGCTAAACTCCCTTGACGTATTTCgcgcctgttctctctctcttgaaATCAGTAAGGGATGCAACAGACTAAAAACAATGGGCAGAGCATCTTCCCTTGTATCCTTTTCTCCTAACATGGGGAATAAGGCATCTCATCCATCACTGGGGAACAAAGGAGTGATTTACAAAAGGGATGGTTCTAATTTAGCAAAACCTCCGGGGACCTGGGCTAGAACAAAGACCTGCACAGCCACACATCTAATCTGTCCGGCAGGCAGCAATCGCAACGCTTCGCTCAGATTGACGGATGGGCCGCAAGGCATAGCCTTTCTGACAACTGGAACACTGGATATCAAAGACGAGAGTAGGGGGgtggagaacgagagagagaacgagagagagagagagagaaatagatggGCAGAGTGTTTAAGATGGATGGCTGGAGAGCGCGAGAGATgttgagagaaagtgagaggtgTCGGAAATGAGCTATGGGAGAGAGCGAGCTAGAGAAGAGAGAGCTGGGGAAAGTTTGAAAAGACAAAGGAAGGAGTGGGAGATATGACAGCCAAGTGATTTAATGAGgcggcaggtgtgtgtgtatatgcctgTGTGCGTATATCCGTCTGTCTCACCCCGTCGCTGGTGGCCAGGCTCTCGCTTGGGGTGAGCTCTGACTGGGAGCCGGCCGCCCAGGCCATGGGACCCAGGGAGGCCTGGTCCTCGGCCGCACTCTTCTCCGTCAGGTGCCTGGTCAGTATGTCCTGGCGGTCAACAGCAGAGAAACATGGTTAAACATGAGAATCCAACAGCAAGGAAGGTTACAAGGAGCTGTACATTAGGAGAAAGAAATGTAAACATTCGACACTCCTACATAATTTATCGTCAACATTTCAACCCCTCAGGTCTTTATCAGCAGCTCCTTGTGGCTTGTATCCATTCCTATGAGGTTCACCCATAGATTGTATGAAATACTATTTacagtctcagagtaggagtgctggtcCAGGATCAGCACTAGATCCTCATTCGGACGTGTTCACCTGTAGGGAGTAGAGTGCCCTCTGGCGCAGGTAGTCGGTGTTGAGCAGCTGCAGCTCGTGGAAGAGCTCGATGAGGAAGTGGGGCCGCGACTCGTTCTGGGAGATGAGCGTGGCCACCTCCGAGTAGATGGTCTCCCTCAGGGCCTCGAACAGGGAGAAGTCACTGCTGGCACCTGGAGGTGTTAAACCGCAAGACAGACACTCTAGAAGATGTTGTCACAAGTAATAAGAAGCAGTCATATGTGGCAATCTACTGGGGATATAATCTCAGGTTTCCATCCAGTAGTGAAGCGGTGGCGTTGCAGGCTTTAGTGCCAGCCCTGCTGAAACATATCTTCATCAGGACCTTGATTAGCTGAATCAGATGTGTCAAGAGTAGGGTTGGAGAAAAAGCCTGCACACCGAGTAGTTCTCTAAGAGCAATGATAATGTACAATCCAATACATTGTACCAAATTTCAGGTTATATGTTCTTAAATGTAAAAGAAAAAGCAATtgcataaaaaaattataatgttTTAAAGCCAATCAGAATGACAAGTATATTAGATCAAGCTAGAGATTCCAAGGTTGGGATCTAGTTTGAGTCCGTTAAAAGTTGAACTGTATTACACGCATGAGGTGTTTGGATGACCGATATTACACAAAAGttgtgtgagaaaaaaaaaaaaaaaaactgaagttCAATCAGTGTTAGCTGGTGCTTAGCTGTGTGCTATGGGTGAGTTTACCTGGCGCTTCAGTGCATGCAATTCTGTTAGAAAGGAAAGGTGTTCTCCAAGCATACGCtgtgaggaaaaaaaaaaaaaagaaaaagtgacAACATAAATAAACGTAAAAGTTTGAGATTACAAAAGGTGAGGACATAAACCAAATAAAACCAATATTAGACAAAAAAGATGTGAGTGGACAAGGTGTGATCGGGTCAAGGTTTTGTACCGGAGGAGAGGTCGTTGGGCTTGTTGCCTGTCTTGGTCTTGCTGTCTAGTTTCTCCTGGGTCAGTTTGTCCAGCAGGCTCTGGTTCTGGTCCCGCTGGCGATGGGGCTGCGGCGCCCTCTCCTGGACAAAGTCGGCCGTGCTGGACACACTGTCACTCTCCACTCCTGGAGATACACACAAGCAAGGAAAGAGAAACATTCAAAACAAATCAAGGGGAGAATGTGTGAAATAAACAGAAACAAAACATTTACACACATCAtttgttaaaaaaacaaaacaaaaaaacactttcTGCATTCGTCTTTTGCATAGTGTTGACCAAGTCGCCTTGAGCAATACCATTTCAGCTTGTGTCTCCTAAATATTGAGAGGTCTTCAAATATCTATTCTTATGTTTTAAATATATCAACAGGCAGGTGCTACACAGTGGTGGTGGTTGGACCGAGTTACCTCCCGGCCTTCCTAACTGagctgccggagaggaaggaaaaggtCTAGTTCGAGAAATAAGCGCTCAGTATAAATCATTACATGTCCCGACACTGAGAATTGCATGTCCCGACACTGTCCCCGTACCCGTGTTCTTGTGGTGTCCCTTGGCCCGCCGGGTCCTCCTCTTGGAGTTGGGCGTCTTGTCACGGGAGGCCAGGCAGGCCTGGGCAGAGGCCTTACGTCCTGCCCTAAAGGTCTTGGTGACGGTGGTGGGGTCAGCCAGGTCCGGCATGCTGCTGAAGCTCTCCTGGGAGGCCTGGTCGAAGGCCTGGGGCCGGGGGATGTTAGCCCCTCTAtggggtagaggggagggggatTCGTTGATAGGAGCTGGAGGCTGGGAGACGTTGAGCCAGCCAGATTCATGGCCACGACTGCTGCTTCCTTCATTCTGCCTCTGGGGCCTGGTGGGATGGATACAGACAGAAAGACGGTTGGACTAATGaaggattttttttgtgtgtgagagTAACAGAACGAAGTAGTAATGAAGTATGCCTTTCATTATTTGCACACACACTAAGGCTGGGAATTACCAGGGAcatcacgatacgatattatcacaatacttaggtgccaATACGATATGTAACGCGATTCGACAGAGATTGTATTGCGATTTGAtgctccaaacatattgctcactatatgcctgctacagagggacaagagagagcatgagaaaactcgttttgatcagtcagggaaatagaagtgctgaaaacatgaacatgaaaaatactggagttttgggcacaggtacagccgactagagCTAGCTAACGCAACCTACATCGATTTTACAAAATCGATACTTGGGAGTCAAACGTTGATAATATCGTTACAATATCATCCATAAATAATATCACGACATGCAACTATGGATTTTTTCCTCCCATCACTAACACACACCTTTTGTCTACAGTGTTGAGTGGGGAGCGTTGTAGGGGCGGGGGGAAGCTCAAGTACTCTGTCTTGACTGAGGTGTTGGGATCCAGCTGCTGCTGTTGGTTGTCTGGGCTGGCTTGGTCACCAGCACTCTGAAGGAACTCACCCATAGCAGAAGGGAACAGGGGGTTGAAGTTAAACCctgtggaggagagaaagaaatgaAGTGAGCACACATATTGAGGTATATTGTGCAGGTTAGCAGTTTTTCCATCATGAATCTGGTTCTGGAGGCAGATCTACAGagtgtggctgtgccagctagtgaccaaaGTCATAAAATCTCATTTTAAACATAGCCCCACTGCTatccctaatgcctaaccctaaccttaaattaagaccaaaaagctttTATGAGATTTTACAATATAGACACATTTTGACTGGCTtatttaagggggggggggaaattaaataaaatcgctcagttctgcctcctgGACAAGACTGatgacaataaacatcaacctgcgTATATTGTGATCTGGAAACAACTTGGTTACAAGTGTATCAAATCAGGAATTTCTCCTAGTATTCCAGTATGCCCTCTGTGCCCGAGCTTCTCAATTTCTAAAGCTAACCTCTGAATTGAACTGGGTCAAGGTGACAGGTATTTGTAGAAGACTGCCTTCTACGACATTATTACAAAAGCAATTAATACATTTCTGCACACCCAGTCCCTGAAAGAAACATTTGAACACTAACTATACAAACCAtttagaacacctgctctttccatgacagactgatcaggtgaaagctatgaggagacaggttaaaccttgagacatgtatttcgtatgtgtgccattcagagggtgaatgggcaagaatttaagtgcttttgaacggggtatgttagtaggtgccaagcacaccggtttgtgtcacgaactgcaacgctgctggggttcacacgctcaacagtttccggtGTGTAtaaaaaatggtccaccacccaaaaggacatccagccaacttaactgtgggaagcattggagtccacagggatgctggcccatgttgagtgctttcaacaccttagagtccatgccctgacaaattgaggctgttctgacggGGGGAATGTTCGGTATAATCTGTGTACATTCTTGGATTTTACATTCCATTGAGAAAACTGTCACTCATAAAAAAACAGATACTTCATAACATCGAGGAAGGATCTAAAAACATTGGATGGAAGGATGCATGTTTAAAGGGGTGTTGGAAGGCATACCGGAGGAGAAGGGCAAGAATCCGGCCAGGCTGGGAGGCAGGTTGAGGGCCTGGTTGACAGAGGGGGGCATGGAGGAGGTGAAGGGGAGAAAGATgctggtgggggagagggggggacaggCACTGCCGGAGTCCCGGGACGTGGAGCCCTGGTTCTGGGGCTGCTGACCTGACGACGAGGAcggctgctgctgttgttgttgttgacggaGCAGGTCGTTCAGCACCAGTTTCAGTCTGGGGACAAACGGGATACAGGTAAGTTAGTGTTAAAACCTAAATCACATTCATGTATTCACAAGTCATGTTTCAGCCTGATGTCATGTTCACATATACTGCAGATAGCCAATCACGGTTAATTGACTATGCATTTAGAACTACACATTAACGTAGACATGACATGCGTGTGAACCTAACAAGCCAAAGCTGCAAtaaataaaatgttcataaactgAATTGTAAGGTCTGGATACAGACGCTGATAATTTCCCTCATGCAGTACATTCAGCCAGTGACATTAACATATTAGTAACATTTTTGGGGACTTCAGATGAGAATTAGCTGCAGTATATTGCTAAAATATGGTGCAATGTTTGTTGTACGTCATCTGTGTCAaatgggtcccgtgtggctcagttggtagagcatggcgcttgcagcgccagagttgtgggtttgattcccacggaggaccagtacaaaaaagtatgcactcactactgtaagtcgctttggataagagcgtttgctaagtgacaaaaatgtaaataaatcaaTAGAATACGTTTTTCTAGTCGATTCTTTTTTGGTCTGTAGCGTTGTGTTCGGTCTACCTTTCGACGTTGTTCTGCTGCCAGGCCAGCTGTGTGTAACACTGGCTGAGCTGGTGCATGACCAGGTGAACCTGGGGGGAGGACAGGTTGTTAGGCAGCGCGTTGTACGGTCCTGTCAGCAGGGTCTGGAGCATGTAGGACAACgtctggaggggaggggggggggggtagaagagTGAGAGGAAGAGATGTAGcaagagtgtgtatgtgtgtgtagagagagacaaAGTTTGAAAGACGGATAGAAGggcaggagaaggagggagagagagaacagaatggTATTCATGAACCTGTCTGTCAGTTGGTTTCCCCATACAGGTTCTGACACCCAGTCAAATAGGAACTCAAGCCAACGGCTGATTTCTATAAAGGAATAGCAGCGTTGGCATTTCCATCAGGACGACGCACACTGAATAAATTCAACACCATGCCCTATAGGTTAATAAGTGTCACCGCCACCGTGCTATATCAATGACAACGTGGAGAAAATCCATTTAGGCACCTCTAACACAAGACTGGCGTGAGtaatacattttctttattaacTTACTTTAGTGAAACGTAATAGACGTTGAACAGAAAGGAAAGTGAGCAGAAATGCCAAACATTGTTTGGCGGTGTGCCTAAAGCCTTAGGTTGCTGCTACCTTCTCGATAGGTTGGGTGAAACAGACCAGGGGGCGAATATATCATATTCAGAACATTTGAAATACTTGGTGTACTTTATTTGGCTTAGCTGGTCATGTAAAATGGAAACAAACTCCTCGTGCCAGGCAAACTAAATGAACATCACGTACCTCCTTTGGTAAGGGAGAATTCAGACCTGGTTCGGATGTGTACTCCAAACATTTGAAATACTTGAGGCACTTAATTTAACTTGGAAGGTACAATGAAAACAAATGGTGCAAACCCCTCATGCCAGACAAGCTAAAATCAATTCCAAAAAGTGAACATGTGAGGCTCCCTTGATATAGCTTAGCTCATCAGGTACAATGGAACCAAACTCCTCATGCCAGCTATCCTTGTACCTGACAAACTAAAATCAGGCACTCAACCAGGTCAAACATTTGAGATAAGCCTACGTATTGGTGTGAGGTGACTGAAGTGTGGGCCAACTGCTTTACCAACCTGCTGATCCTGCAGTAGGGTCTGACACATGCTGGTGCTGAAGTCCAGCTGCCTCTGTAGTGTGCCCACCTGCTCCTGCCATTGGCGTGATGCCAACCCAGGGCCAGAACCCTCCTGGAAGGACAGCTCGGCCGCCCAACGCAGGTTCTCCTGGCGCCTAGCACCCCCGATGCTGACGCCGCCGTGGGCTTGGGACTGTTGCTGTTGCTTGGCTCGAGAACGGGGAGAGGGTCGGCCACTAGCTTCGGATGCGAATTGTTGGGGCGGCTTCAGAACGTTGCTGGAGAAAAAGAAGGGGGAGAGTGATATATTTCTATTATTGGGTGTCCAGCGAGTTGTGGGTGCTGCTGTGAATGCAAGACCCAATTGTCCCCACAGAACTTTCATGATGCCAAGATTCAAGTTGTATTAGTATTATGTACGGGGTCTACATCGTCCAACGAAGTGTATACTTGCAGATTCCTTCTCGACAACAATAAGAAacggtaaaaaataataatacaaacataaagtaaatggcagtaGAATACCGTATTTAACCATATATCAATAGTATCCTACGGGGTGGATCAAAAGCCTGCAGACTCAGTATCTCTTGGACTGGGGTTCGGTtaaggttaaccctaacccctcatatCACTACTACAATGGATTAATCCTTAAGGGTCTATTAACAAACccgtaataaataaataaaaattaaaaaagtgGTCAGTTTAAGCTAGTGATATCAGTtcgcatgggctgcatctcaatccaccgcatccacccATGTCGACCTTTCAcatctgcagtggaaggtggctgagctacAGCGTTGTCAGTCAGACCCTGAGACGTCCCAGAAATTGGTTCTCTCACAAAAACGTATGTGGCGTcggaacggtttggcctacaaactattacgACAGAAAGATGAGACTCCCGAATGCGTTGGTGTTCTCCGCTTTGAAGGTAACCCCTACAAACACATGGAAGCACAAAGATAGTTTTGTGCCccaaaaaataaggggttaaatatgtgccGAGATGTATATTATTGTTTTTATACCTAAAGGGTTCCTAAAATTCAATATCAAATAGACATTGAGGTTATTTTATTTTTagcgttattttaccaggtaagttgattgagaacacattctcatttacagcaacaacctggggaatagtttcaggggaaaggagggggatgaatgagccaattgtaagctggggatgattagatggccgtgagggtatgagggccagattgggaatttagccaggacacccctactcttacgataagtgcaattggatctttaatgacctcagagagtcaggacacccgtttaacgtcccatccgaaagacggcaccctacacacaGTGTCattgccctggggcattgggatattgtttagaccagaggaaagagtgccttctgctggccctccaacaccacttccagcagcatctggtctcccatccagggactgaccaggaccaaccctgcttagcttcagaagcaagccagcagtgggatgcagggtggtatgctgctggcttaaGACTATTGTTCCCTATATATTTAtgcataccgtaaattccggactataaaccgcaacttttttcccacgctttgaacttcgcggcttaacaatgacgcggctaatatatggatttttcccactttcaaatttgtgggtcctgacagcgtggagcattgtcaaaaaatccactatcatcaacgggtttcgaaaggctggactgctgcgtgttgaatagggctcagcgggggatttgcctccggatgaaagtgacgagagcgacaatgaaaacgatccaatatcggatgaagcaattctgaggctattcaactccgacaccgaaggagatggtttcacttaatagtccggaaattacggtaattagAAAACAATGGGTTTCCTTGTATGCCTCTTTCACAGACCTGCCCAGTGTCTTGCTGTTGCTGTAGGATCTCTGCTTCCTACTGGAGTAGCGATGCAGGTCATCACTGGAACTGGACTCTGCTccgtcttcatcctcctcctcttcttcttcagcGCCCAACTCAGAGGGGTAGCCGTCCTCGTCCAGCTGACAGGGGGTGGAGCCGCCCCACGTGGCCATGGTCCTGAGGAGGGTAACAAAGTCAATTAAGGCCCAACTCAAAGACAAAACCGATCCCTCTAGGTACTTCATGTAGATATGAAAACATTTGATGGCTAAAAGCATCCATCTACTTCCATCTGATACATTCAGAATGTTTCACATCATGGAATTCACCCGATTATTTAGGGTCTTAACGCTTCGCTCACCTCTCGTCCCTGCTGAGTGGCTGCGTGGCAGCGGCGGCGTGACCCTCTGGGTCCTCCATCCTGTAGGGGGAGTCGCTGCGGCCGCTCCTCCTCTGGTGCTCGGCCATCAGGGACTCCAGGTGCTTCCTCCGCTGGCGCAGCTCCTCCCGCAGGATCTGGTGGCGCCGCATCTCACACCACAGCTGCTGGGGAAACATGAAGGTAAATGAGCGCTGTTATTTTCATGGTTATGTCTGCATGATAACTCGCACTCCTATACAGCTCCCTGACATCCAGCCATGGCTAACTCGGTCACGCTAACCCTCAGGAAAAGCCTTGCACTGAGCGGGTGATACAAGTCTTCTGTTTGATTTTGGCGAACCATCAAGTTTGTGGGATGAGCATACTATCCTTGATGTTACTGTGAACTGACCctgtcaaatcaaaacaaatcaaaaacCCACCTCGTTGTCAGTGACAGAAGCGTTCGCGGCGGCCTGGGCTGTGGGTTTGAGCGCAGCGGTGGCGGCAGGAGAAGCGTTGGCTTTGGGGGCTGCAGCCGGAGCAGGGGCTGGGGTGGAAGCTGCAGCCGGGACCTTCCTCATCAGGGTCTGCTGGCTCACTGTGCTGCTGGACACCGACGACTGGAAAGGagaagatgggagggagaggtagagcgtGTATGCGAGAGAATGATAGGAGAGAGGCTCTctcaaataacaccctattctcGATATAGAGCACTAAGGTTAAAAAGTCAGAAACAAGTTCTGACACCAAAGCCTTTCAACACAATCAATCAGGAAATAGAGTGGTGTGTGCTCAGTGTGTGTTACCTGCAGGTCGGGGCAGGcccactgcaggtcctggatctTGTCTTGGATCTCCATCAGCCGCTGGCGTTCCTCGTGAAGCTGCTGCAACTCCTGCTGCTGCTGACGAAGCTTCTCCTCATACAGcttctccctgagacacacacacacacacacacaaacttattTTAGATTCACAAACAGAATCACCGGCGGTGTAATTCACACACGCTTAAAGGCAGAAATGCTCTCACTCAGATATAAATAGACGCAGGTACTTTCATACACTTATGATGGTTCAACGGCCTCTACTATGTGCGTTAGTGCTCCGTATGGGTGTGAGTAAGTCTCCTACCTGGCCTTGTCTGTGAGGGTGAGGTCTCTGGGGCTCCTGGCTGCAGAGGAGGAGCCAGCAGCAGCACCTCTGGTGTTGTTGGGCTGCTGGTGGAGGCCCTCGTCCTCATTGGCCGTGGTAGCGTCTGTATCGTCACTCTGGGAGACAAAAAGTCACATGGGTACTATTCCATAAGGCCATTGCCCATCTTCAACGGCTGAAATTCCAGCTCTTTATTTTCTTGGACTGTAAAAGGGTCCTCTTCCACTCTGAACTGTCTAGACCAGTCAGCTGCACCATGGTCATTTTAGATTCTGTACCATGTGGTCTATTTTGTATTATTGACTTATTTGTGTGTGTTGATATGTTTCTACTCACacgtgctgtgaaaaagtatttgcccccttttaAATGATCTGTtttgcttttctttttttttttaaatactgaatGTTAGCAgctcttcaaccaaaacctaataattagataaagggaacctgagtgaacaaataacacaacaattacatacttatttcaAAAGCTAAAAAGTTATACAACACCCAAAGCCcctgtttgaaaaatgtattgcccccttacactcaataactggttgtgccacctttagctgcaatgactccaaccaaatgtttcctgtagttgttgatcagtctctcacgtcgctgaggaggaattttggcccactcttccatgcagaactgctgtaactcagtgacatttgtgggttttcaaggatgaactgctcgtttcttgtcctgccacaacatcatctcaattgggattaggtctggactttgactaggcctgTCCACAACATCAAATGTATTGCTTTTTAGACATTTTCATGTCGACTTGTGTTTTTTGGATCATTGTCTCGCTGAATGACCGAGCtgcgcttcagctcacagacaaaTGGCCTGACAGTTCCCTGTTGAATTCTGATATaaagcagaattcatggttccttccattaaggcaagtcgtccaggtcctgaggcagcaaagcatctccAAACAATCACACTACCACCCCCATGCTTGGCCGTTGGTTTAAGGTTCTTACtttggaatgcagtgtttggttttcgccaggtaTAACgggacccatgtcatccaaaaagttagACTTTTGAATCACCTGTCCATAGAaaattcttccaagagtcttgatcatcatccaggtgctttttggcaaacctGAGTCAACTTTTTAGACAAGATTGGTCCCATTACTGACTTGCACTATGGTGCCTACAATTTACATATGCTATGTTTCTCTGCTTCTAGTCAGTCCTCTCACCTGCACCATGGCCACCAGCTCCTGGAGCTGCCGTAGTTTCTGCTTGGCCGTCTGCAGCCGGTGGACTTTGTGTGCAAAGTCTGCGTCCTCGTTCCCCAGGCTGCTCCTCCTGCTTGACCCCGAGCACTCGCTGTCCCGGCCCCTGGCCCCGCGCACCTCTTCATCTTCCAgggcatcatcatcatcgtcgtcaTTGACCTGGTTGTAGGGCCGGTTGTACTGGCACTCTGGTGGAGGCAGAGACAAATCAGGGTTAGTGAGATGAGTGGGTTGTGTGTATAGCATGTAATGTGCATTGCGCTACCTATGGCTGAGGGGATGTTGAGGCTGCGGAGGTTGGCTGCTGCAGAGCGGTTGTTGATCTCACACTCGGTGTTGAGCCTCCCGTCAGCGTGGTTGTTGGTGCTGCCGCCTCCTCGGCCATTGGTCAGACTGTTCATTTCTGTCCAGTTCCCAGAATGCTGTGGGTTTCTGACcaggggaaagagagatggagaagagggtCAAGACTCAATTTCACTCTGCCATGATTTACCCTTGGGAATTGTATTAATCTGAACCGTAATAATATTTCTTAGTTTGTTCTCAATGACTTGCCTGGCTATCTTTTACAATAAAGACCTGGTAATGTGGGGCACATGAAGGGAACAGATTATATGCTTGGTTTGAAGCTAACCAGTTACTGTCAGTGGTTGCCGGTTTGAATGATGCTTAGTAACAGAAATGGACAAGGCACACTAATAAACAGCTCTAATGAGGAGTAATAATGACTTCACCCTACTCCGTCTGTGTCCCTCAAGTACCTGATGTTTGTGATGGGGGGCCGGCGGTTTTCCTGCTCCGAGTCGAACATGGTCTCCAGCATGGAGCCATCCTCCTCAgtctccgcctcctcctcctccttcacgtTCTCGTTGACCGTGTCCACTATCATGTCCGATGTCTGCTCGTAGTACTGCACCAGCTCACGCAGCTCGTTCAGACGCTTGTGCACCTCCTTCAGCTTCCTGTGGTGGGAGGGGGATTCTGTTTTAAAATGGCTCGATTCTGTTTTAAAAAAGTCTCCACCTCAAggatttaaaagcattggattggccTTCTGCCCAAAGTGTGCACCCCACCACAAGAATTGAAAGCACTACAAGCCTTTCTTTTGAGTTAGATTTCAGAGAGAATGTGGGGGAATGAATGGGGAGAAATGGAATGTGGGAAAGAGACCAAGGTTGATACATGGACAACTGAAATCAATGAAGGAGAGACACTTGACTAATTGGATCTATTGTTGCTCCGACTAATGAATGAATAAGAGGGATAAAAGGTGATGGATTGCAGAGTTTGTCTGAAGGAACAGTGCAGTATGGATCTTCAGCTGCCGGTATCAGAGAGATACAAACGGTGCATGCTAATAGTCTGAGTTGGTTCCCTC comes from the Salmo trutta chromosome 4, fSalTru1.1, whole genome shotgun sequence genome and includes:
- the LOC115191909 gene encoding pericentriolar material 1 protein isoform X4 → MATGGSPFDDCADEQELHNWTVTNGSSLEDRLNNMDWGIQQKKANRSTEKNRKKFSAGGVAESRLTNDISPESTPGTGRRRTNTPHSFPHVKYTTQMSVPDQAELERLRQRINFTDLDERSVGSDSQGRVTAANNQRELAAENKKPFKFLPLHVNTNKSREMPSASAPATPSVAVTAKKQSPGLGLRDAFTPSLPSNDTPRLGRGPERGLLPPREDGRGELSIDSSQVVSKLVQIREYIGKASSMRDDLVEKKDIPANVERLTHLIAHLREQERSYLRFLQKMLARENEEDEAGTLDSAVGSGSLPESASLNMEVRSSDASNATGRVAGRSEQKEELENLRKQHELLKKMLEQQEQLRALQGRQAALLTMQHSSQHASHTMADTVPTETTGSVSGLSITSELNDELNDLIQRFHNQLHDSQTKAAVPDNRRQAASLSREVCRSRSSQPSPPPRSAVSSFLRPPPLTCLTSITPTSASAASAKLTKLQELQDKKQTMDKILQELHSLRDQTLNNNSCRSASVSLSSQHSLALGAGPSSDHPSALYREPNGASAIRRDASTYHPSTHTQHEDAPADKLRKLKEVHKRLNELRELVQYYEQTSDMIVDTVNENVKEEEEAETEEDGSMLETMFDSEQENRRPPITNIRNPQHSGNWTEMNSLTNGRGGGSTNNHADGRLNTECEINNRSAAANLRSLNIPSAIECQYNRPYNQVNDDDDDDALEDEEVRGARGRDSECSGSSRRSSLGNEDADFAHKVHRLQTAKQKLRQLQELVAMVQSDDTDATTANEDEGLHQQPNNTRGAAAGSSSAARSPRDLTLTDKAREKLYEEKLRQQQQELQQLHEERQRLMEIQDKIQDLQWACPDLQSSVSSSTVSQQTLMRKVPAAASTPAPAPAAAPKANASPAATAALKPTAQAAANASVTDNEQLWCEMRRHQILREELRQRRKHLESLMAEHQRRSGRSDSPYRMEDPEGHAAAATQPLSRDERTMATWGGSTPCQLDEDGYPSELGAEEEEEEDEDGAESSSSDDLHRYSSRKQRSYSNSKTLGSNVLKPPQQFASEASGRPSPRSRAKQQQQSQAHGGVSIGGARRQENLRWAAELSFQEGSGPGLASRQWQEQVGTLQRQLDFSTSMCQTLLQDQQTLSYMLQTLLTGPYNALPNNLSSPQVHLVMHQLSQCYTQLAWQQNNVERLKLVLNDLLRQQQQQQQPSSSSGQQPQNQGSTSRDSGSACPPLSPTSIFLPFTSSMPPSVNQALNLPPSLAGFLPFSSGFNFNPLFPSAMGEFLQSAGDQASPDNQQQQLDPNTSVKTEYLSFPPPLQRSPLNTVDKRPQRQNEGSSSRGHESGWLNVSQPPAPINESPSPLPHRGANIPRPQAFDQASQESFSSMPDLADPTTVTKTFRAGRKASAQACLASRDKTPNSKRRTRRAKGHHKNTGVESDSVSSTADFVQERAPQPHRQRDQNQSLLDKLTQEKLDSKTKTGNKPNDLSSGASSDFSLFEALRETIYSEVATLISQNESRPHFLIELFHELQLLNTDYLRQRALYSLQDILTRHLTEKSAAEDQASLGPMAWAAGSQSELTPSESLATSDGDVSEKNIRVIKHHDPSKRRNDAESVDNESTLSTTSNLEPFANDDLGNTVIHLDKALARMREYERMKLKAELSPNTTAATASEASANSSASAAQLLEGAEVWSGDVHCPQIDTQQLDRQIKAIMTEVIPFLKEHMDEVCSYQLLTSVRRMVLTLTQQNDESKEFVRFFHRQLGGILQDSLSKFAGRTLKDCGEDLLVEISEILFNELAFFRLMQDLDSNSTATIANSQARQKNHRRHSPNNNQVKREHRNNEENKSPAVEKSFSPAYLEDKDEDETEQKETERKDSRSSEASDMEEDGEGLPLSISLSKAETQALTNYGSGEDENEVEEMEEFEAEPQDVQTSLQASNDGVEQRGAANEVPANGNRETKSDQESSESNDVKSSKSESIEVVDSPEEEGEGVEHRRPEGESQGGAASATTNYQEGSHSQGSNSSSSPDTESLVMVNIDEVGSGNTSQKSDEEDFVKVEDLPMQLSVICEEALQKRIVEEQQNNNLSAEILNGNTDTLAGLVGHTHTLKEPETMGAQSA